GAGTGCTGGATGCCGATTTAGAAAAGCCCTGCCGTCTGACGGGACTGGCGAAACGCCATCCGGAGGTCGTGATCGAATGTGGTATTGCAGAACAGGATATGACATCCTGTGCCGGCGGAATGGCTCTGCGCGGTCGGTTGCCGGTAGTAAATACCTATGCCAGTTTTTATCGTCGCGCTTTTGAACAGGTATATATCAATGCCACCGAGCATACGCGGATTGTTTACGCCGGTCATTATGCGGGATTGTGTTATTTCTCCGACGGAAAAACCCATCAGTGTACCGGGGATATCGCCATGATGCGCAGTATTCCGGGCATGCAGGTATTTTACCCGGCAACGCCGCAGGAAACAGAAGAAATACTCCGCTGGTATGTGTCCGGCACGCAGGCGAATCCCATGTATATCCGCCTGCACCGTACACCTCGCGTGCTGGATGTCGACGTGTCCTTTACATTTGGCGAGGGGATATGTCTGCTGGATCAGCAGGCCGATACCTGTTATCTGACCAGCGGGCCGCACATGAGTGCCTTCTGTCTGGATGCCGCCCGGAAGGACGGTGCCGATGTGTATGCTATTTCTACGCTGCGGGGGATTAAAAAATCCTTTGTACGCATGTTGATGACGCGGTACAGCCGCTGGATTGTACGGGAAGAGCTGTATGAAGCCGGGGGGCTGCTGGACGAACTGACTGCGGTTGCCCATTGCGTTTACAACGAGGGAGACGTCGCGTACTGGCCCAGAACGCAGCATCAGGCCGTCAATGATTTCACCTTTTCCACGCTGGAACCCGATGGGCTGTATCGCCATTTCGGGATGATCTGAGGTGATTTCAGAGCATATCTCTAACGGCGTCTTTCAGGTTGCTGTAATGCATGAGACGATTGAATTCTATGAGACCGGACAGTGCGCGGGAGTGGGCGCGATGGCCGGATTCTTCTAGAATGGCGACGGGGTTGAGTCCGCCGATAACCACCGCGCCGATACAGCCTTCATTGACTGCGATATCGAGTACGGGCTGGCCTGGATGACCAATGGCACAGCAGGCACCCAGGCCGATGCGCTGTAATTTATCGGCCAGATTGATCACAAGTTCACGGCTGTCGGAAGGGATTTCCCGGAAACTGGCGCCGATTTTCCCGTTGCCGGTGGTGATGGCGCCGATGTAGTCGGTCATTCCGCCGCGAATAAAGATTTCCAGCGGATCAATGCTGGTTCCGTCGTAGGAAATCATTTCGAGAAAACGGGTCACGCTACCTTTGCTGACCTCGGCCAGTCCGCCAAAACGGGAGCGGGTGGGGACGCGGTGTTTGAGCAGTACTCCGTTGAGGGTGATGGAGCAGACGGTGCAGAAGCCGACGGAATCGTCAGGAACGGCAATATTGCCAATCATTTCGCCGGGCGGCAGCAGGCATGCCAATGTGCCCATGGCAAAGCCTTTTTCGAAGACTTGGCAGATCATATCCATTTTATCCAGCAGGATATTCGGTTCTACAATGGTGGTATTGACGAGTACGGTGCCCGAGCGGCTGGCTAGATCGAAGCCCATGCGATAGGTCATCTGGTCGATTTTCGCAGAGAGGATGCCCATGCGAGGGTTGAGGTTGGAGGCACTGAGTTCGCTCAGTCCCTGTTCTGTAATGATTCGTCCCAGTTTACCCTTGTTCTCGGTAAGTCCTTCACTGTCCATCTGGTGGAGATAGAGCCGAATGGTTCGTTCGCTCATATCGGATCCGCCGTTAGCCAGTTCGGCAGCAATGCGTGCGCCGCTTAGGGGGGTGGGTGTCGATTTGAGTATGCTGAGAATGGCCAGTTTCTTTTTTGTTTGTCGATCGGACATATCGTCGTTCCTCTACCTCATGTTACCATGCATCGTTGCGTGGCTGTATGTATTGGCAAAATTGCCGGAGCATGAAAAGAAAATAATGTAAAACAGGTATAAAAATCATTGACTGAAGGGGTTTGTGGTGGTTAATTGGCATAACAGAGTACATCAAGTGGCATGAAATTGCCGATGTGCGGATTTTAAAAGCGGAATCCACGGTGGATTCGGTACAAAGCGAGTGAAACAAGGGATGGATAAAATGGGAATCATTCAAGAAGTATTAGAAGTCGTAAAACGGCGCAATGCCGGCGAGCCTGAATTTCTGCAGGCAGTGAGTGAAGTGCTGGAATCACTGGCACCGGTGATGGAACGTCGCAAGGACTACTGTGATGCCGCTATTTTGCAGCGTCTTGTCGAGCCGGAACGTCAGATCATGTTTCGTGTCCCCTGGTTTGATGACAAAGGCAACATACAGATCAATCGCGGTTTTCGTTTTCAGTTTAACAGTGCCTTAGGTCCCTACAAAGGCGGCCTGCGTTTTCATCCCAGTGTGAATGCCAGCATTTTGAAATTCCTGGGCTTTGAGCAGATTTTCAAAAATTCGCTGACAACCCTGCCTATGGGCGGTGGCAAAGGAGGCAGTGATTTCGATCCTAAAGGTAAATCCGATAACGAAGTGATGCGATTCTGTCAGTCCTTTATGACGGAACTGCAACGTCATATCGGTCCGGATACCGATGTTCCTGCAGGTGACATTGGTGTGGGCGGCCGTGAAATCGGTTATATGTTTGGTCAGTACAAACGCATGCGCAATGAATTCACCGGTATTTTGACGGGCAAAGCGCTGAACTGGGGCGGGTCGCTGATTCGTCCGGAAGCCACAGGCTACGGTTCGGTGTATTTCGCACAGGAAATGCTGAAAACACGTGATGACGATTTCAGCGGAAAAATCTGTACGGTTTCCGGCTCAGGCAATGTGGCGCAGTATACCGTTCAGAAGATTACGGAACTGGGCGGAAAAGTGGTTTCGCTGTCGGATTCACAGGGTTCTATCTATGATAAAGACGGCATCGATGCTGAAAAACTCGCATGGGTCATGGAACTGAAAAACGTGCGTCGCGGACGCATCAGAGAGTACGCAGATAAATTTGGTGCCCAGTTCCTCGACGGACAGCGTCCCTGGTCGATCCAGTGCGATTGTGCTTTCCCCAGTGCCACGCAGAACGAAGTTTCCGGTGCCGATGCCAGTGCGCTGCTTAGCAATGGATGCAAACTGGTTTGCGAAGGGGCCAATATGCCTAGCACACCGGAAGCCGTGGAACAGTTCCTCGCAAACAAAATTCTCTACGGTCCGGGCAAAGCGGCCAATGCCGGCGGCGTCGCGACATCTGGTCTGGAAATGAGCCAGAATTCCATGCGCACACGCTGGACACGTGAAGAAGTAGACCGCCGCCTGAACGGGATCATGAAGAGCATTCACACCGCCTGTTATGAAACAGCAGCGGAATACGACTGCCCGGACAATCTGGTGATGGGTGCGAATATTGCCGGCTTTGTAAAAGTTGCTGACTCGATGCTTGATCAGGGTTTGATATAAAACCATTGTTAATGCTTCAAGCGGCCAGGCAGTGAATTAATAGCAGGGTGTTCCGTCGCTGGATGGAACACCCTTTTTTTTAAGTGAAAAAAAGGGCATGCGGTTATGCACGAACATGATAAATGGCTAACGTCCGGCATCGTGGGACTGGACAAAATACTTAAGGGCATCCTGCGCGGAGACAATATAGTGTGGCAGGTGGATCACATGGACGATTTTCGCCGGCTGATTCCTCCTTATGTGGACGCGGCGAAAAAAAATGGACGTCGCGTGGTCTATTTCCGCTATGCACATCATGCTCCGCTGATAACGGATCCCGATGTAGAGACTTACACACTGCGATGTCAGGAGGGCTTTGAGAGTTTCATCGCACAGGTGCATCAGGGCATTGAAAAGGCCGGTCGGGGCGCGTTTTACGTCTTTGATTGTTTGTCTCATTTGGCGGTGGAATGGTATTCGGATCAGATGCTGGGGAACTTCTTTTTACTGACCTGCCCTTATTTGTTCGATCTGGAAACCGTGGCCTATTTCCCCATTTTTCGTAACTATCACACCCAGATGGCACTGGATCCCATACTGAGTACAACACAGCTGTTTCTCGATGTGTATCACCACCGGGACAGCATGTATATACGTCCGGTCAAGGTGCAGCATCGCTATTCGTCCACCATGCATATGCTACATGCCTGGAAAAGCGACGACACGTTTCAACCGGTCTCATCCAGCGCTGTTATTTCGGAAATTATGGCCAAGGAATTTGGTTCGGGATTTAATCACGCCAGCGAAAGCGGTTTCTGGGAGACCGCGTTTATCCGCGCCAAAGAGCGCCTTAAAAGCGATAGTTATCGTAAAGATCTGTCCGAAGAGGAGCAGGGTCTGTACGACAAATTAGTCAAGACCATCATTACGCGCGATGAAGATATGATCCGGCTGATTTCCCGCTTTTTCACGATTCATGATATCATGGATATTCATAACCGGATGATTGGTACGGGATTGATCGGCGGGAAAAGTGTCGGCATGCTGCTCGCCCGTAAAATATTGAAAAAGCAGGACGAGCGATTTAATACGCTGCTGGAAACGCAGGATTCCTTTTATATCGGTTCCGATGCGTTCTACACCTTTCTGGTGGAAAACGGGATTTGGAGTATTCGCCAGCAGCAGCGTAATCCGGATAATTTCTTGGAGGGTGCGGAAGTGGCCCGTCACCGCATTCATACCGGAACCTTTTCCAGTCACATCATGCGTCAGTTTGACCAGATGCTGGATTATTATGGGCAGTCGCCTTTTATTGTCCGCTCCAGCTCGTTATTGGAAGATAACTACGGCAATTCCTTTGCAGGAAAATATGAAAGTGTCTTTTGCGCGAATCAGGGGCCGCGCGACCGGCGTATGCAAGATTTTCTCGCGGCCGTACGGACGGTGTATGCCAGTTCCATGAGCACCAATGCCCTGCGGTATCGGGCGCAGCGCGATATGCTGGATAAGGATGAGCAGATGGGGCTGCTGGTGATGCGGGTTTCCGGCGCGATGTACGGCCGCAATTTCTTCCCTCAGGCGGCCGGCGTAGGTTTTTCTTTCAATCCCTATGTCTGGGATCCGGAAATCGACGCCTCGGCGGGAGTGATTCGACTGGTCTTCGGCATGGGTACCCGTGCGGTGGATCGATCTGATGACGACTATACACGCGTCGTTGCCCTCAATGCGCCCAACAAGCGGCCTGAAGCCAATTTTGATGAAGTGCGCGAATACACACAGCGACGGGTCGATTATCTGGATATGGACGCCAATCAGCTGATCACAGAGCAGTTCTCCGATCTGATAAAAGAACATCATACGGGTTTGTGCATGGATATGTTTACGTCGCCGGATCGTATTCGGCTGCCTGACGGACGATGGCATGAAGGTCGCATGTTAACCTTCGATCAGCTGCTGAACAAAACGCCTTTTGTAAAGGATATGCAGGAAGTTCTGAGCACCCTGCAGGAAGAATATGCGCATCCGGTGGATATCGAATTTTCACTGAATTTCATGGAAGACAAAACCTACCGCATCAATTTACTGCAATGCCGGCCGTTACAGGTTCAGG
Above is a genomic segment from Spartobacteria bacterium containing:
- a CDS encoding DUF128 domain-containing protein, which gives rise to MSDRQTKKKLAILSILKSTPTPLSGARIAAELANGGSDMSERTIRLYLHQMDSEGLTENKGKLGRIITEQGLSELSASNLNPRMGILSAKIDQMTYRMGFDLASRSGTVLVNTTIVEPNILLDKMDMICQVFEKGFAMGTLACLLPPGEMIGNIAVPDDSVGFCTVCSITLNGVLLKHRVPTRSRFGGLAEVSKGSVTRFLEMISYDGTSIDPLEIFIRGGMTDYIGAITTGNGKIGASFREIPSDSRELVINLADKLQRIGLGACCAIGHPGQPVLDIAVNEGCIGAVVIGGLNPVAILEESGHRAHSRALSGLIEFNRLMHYSNLKDAVRDML
- a CDS encoding NADP-specific glutamate dehydrogenase: MGIIQEVLEVVKRRNAGEPEFLQAVSEVLESLAPVMERRKDYCDAAILQRLVEPERQIMFRVPWFDDKGNIQINRGFRFQFNSALGPYKGGLRFHPSVNASILKFLGFEQIFKNSLTTLPMGGGKGGSDFDPKGKSDNEVMRFCQSFMTELQRHIGPDTDVPAGDIGVGGREIGYMFGQYKRMRNEFTGILTGKALNWGGSLIRPEATGYGSVYFAQEMLKTRDDDFSGKICTVSGSGNVAQYTVQKITELGGKVVSLSDSQGSIYDKDGIDAEKLAWVMELKNVRRGRIREYADKFGAQFLDGQRPWSIQCDCAFPSATQNEVSGADASALLSNGCKLVCEGANMPSTPEAVEQFLANKILYGPGKAANAGGVATSGLEMSQNSMRTRWTREEVDRRLNGIMKSIHTACYETAAEYDCPDNLVMGANIAGFVKVADSMLDQGLI
- a CDS encoding pyruvate, phosphate dikinase, which gives rise to MHEHDKWLTSGIVGLDKILKGILRGDNIVWQVDHMDDFRRLIPPYVDAAKKNGRRVVYFRYAHHAPLITDPDVETYTLRCQEGFESFIAQVHQGIEKAGRGAFYVFDCLSHLAVEWYSDQMLGNFFLLTCPYLFDLETVAYFPIFRNYHTQMALDPILSTTQLFLDVYHHRDSMYIRPVKVQHRYSSTMHMLHAWKSDDTFQPVSSSAVISEIMAKEFGSGFNHASESGFWETAFIRAKERLKSDSYRKDLSEEEQGLYDKLVKTIITRDEDMIRLISRFFTIHDIMDIHNRMIGTGLIGGKSVGMLLARKILKKQDERFNTLLETQDSFYIGSDAFYTFLVENGIWSIRQQQRNPDNFLEGAEVARHRIHTGTFSSHIMRQFDQMLDYYGQSPFIVRSSSLLEDNYGNSFAGKYESVFCANQGPRDRRMQDFLAAVRTVYASSMSTNALRYRAQRDMLDKDEQMGLLVMRVSGAMYGRNFFPQAAGVGFSFNPYVWDPEIDASAGVIRLVFGMGTRAVDRSDDDYTRVVALNAPNKRPEANFDEVREYTQRRVDYLDMDANQLITEQFSDLIKEHHTGLCMDMFTSPDRIRLPDGRWHEGRMLTFDQLLNKTPFVKDMQEVLSTLQEEYAHPVDIEFSLNFMEDKTYRINLLQCRPLQVQGTKAMNLPDVQVAKENLIIEARGAVVGQSRMSQIQRFIYVSPERYGLSPMRDRYDVAHLLGELNRDKQCEGPVMLIGPGRWGTSSPSLGIPVNFADINRVLVLCEIVAMHENLVPDVSLGTHFLNELIEMNMLYLALFPNRGSNYLNSRFFEGQPNKLTQIVPTAERWVDMVHVIDTADLTDPRPVNIIADAMEQKVLCYFDQ